One stretch of Rosistilla oblonga DNA includes these proteins:
- a CDS encoding dihydrodipicolinate synthase family protein, whose amino-acid sequence MDIERRISRRTIIKATAAGGASVAAGSLFSASPLQGADDAAVADPKVRGPFPILSTPFTESGEVDYDVLAQQAKFVSWGGCPGMIWPQSGDSVDLLTTEEKMKGMEVLAKTTRDLPASLCLGVQGKDTAEMLAFAEHAEKLEPEAIISRPPDSGKSEEDLRQYWKALAAVARRPVILQTTGGVAYKGPLPTPELMIDLAREFPHFGYIKEEAGNVLARMKVSLAAMPPVRRVFSARGGFHWLQESRLGSEGVITERAVYADVLTRFWDLQQSGDDPAALQDLFDKFTQMVRLKPGSLRGTNLYIWKKRGVFKNLLSRNYGPKKSIPAEPKLSEFKMSEAQIAEADAKFAALGPYLKTVTPDLDNPA is encoded by the coding sequence ATGGATATTGAACGACGGATTTCGCGAAGGACGATCATCAAAGCAACGGCTGCGGGAGGAGCGAGCGTGGCCGCCGGATCTTTGTTTTCGGCGTCTCCTTTGCAGGGGGCAGACGATGCGGCGGTAGCGGATCCCAAGGTCCGCGGGCCCTTCCCCATTTTGTCGACTCCCTTCACCGAATCGGGAGAAGTCGACTACGACGTCCTGGCTCAGCAAGCAAAGTTTGTGTCTTGGGGCGGATGCCCCGGAATGATCTGGCCGCAATCGGGCGACAGCGTCGATCTGTTGACGACGGAAGAGAAGATGAAGGGGATGGAGGTGTTGGCGAAGACCACGCGCGATCTCCCTGCATCGCTCTGCTTAGGCGTCCAGGGTAAAGACACCGCCGAGATGCTCGCCTTCGCCGAGCATGCTGAAAAGCTCGAACCCGAAGCGATCATCTCGCGGCCGCCCGACTCGGGCAAGTCCGAAGAGGATCTGCGGCAATATTGGAAAGCTCTAGCCGCCGTCGCCCGCCGGCCTGTCATCCTGCAAACAACCGGCGGCGTTGCTTATAAGGGACCACTCCCCACACCAGAATTGATGATCGATCTGGCTCGCGAATTTCCGCACTTCGGCTACATCAAAGAAGAAGCTGGCAACGTCCTTGCACGCATGAAAGTCTCGCTGGCCGCGATGCCGCCGGTGCGACGCGTGTTCAGTGCGCGAGGCGGATTTCATTGGTTGCAGGAATCGCGACTGGGCTCCGAGGGTGTGATCACCGAACGGGCTGTCTATGCCGATGTGTTGACTCGGTTTTGGGATCTACAGCAAAGCGGTGATGATCCCGCGGCGCTGCAGGACCTGTTCGATAAGTTCACGCAGATGGTGAGACTGAAGCCGGGCAGCCTGCGAGGCACCAATCTGTACATCTGGAAAAAGCGTGGCGTCTTCAAGAACCTGCTGTCTCGCAACTACGGCCCCAAAAAATCGATCCCCGCCGAGCCGAAGTTGTCGGAATTCAAAATGAGTGAAGCTCAGATTGCGGAAGCGGACGCGAAGTTTGCAGCTCTGGGGCCTTATCTGAAAACGGTCACTCCCGATCTGGACAACCCTGCGTAA
- a CDS encoding Gfo/Idh/MocA family protein — MSRPSRRSFLKRAAASGFAASVTISGTKSSGQVIGANDRVRVAVAGINGRGQIHMGSFAAIKDVAVTHLVDPDSRLFASRSARLERQTGQKPKCVQDIRRVLDDPTVDAVSIATPNHWHALMTVWACQAGKDVYVEKPCSHNIYEGRRMVQAAEKYNRIVQHGTQWRSDPKWRTYTADIRAGKYGKLKTANIQIFRPRKSIGIKTPVTPPRELDYDLWVGPGPMNPFRDNLVHYRWHWMWEYGNGEIGNLGSHEFEMARWAMPENASPQSVISLGGRYGYKDQAETPNTQLTLYDFGETKLVCQQRGLHFDKPLKMSIDFHTADGVIREGHFYPHGKTQGEAIVGAPPSGLPENHARAHFQNFIDCVRSRNQAELASDVLDGHRTAVLAHLGNISYRLGEPTSFSGSPEGIAAHNIASESFDDMKRHLVDAGGVNLSKDSYQLGPLLRFDAQAEEFVAATEANQMARGSYRESFQMPDIV; from the coding sequence ATGAGTCGACCTTCACGGCGGAGTTTTTTGAAGCGAGCGGCGGCAAGCGGATTTGCGGCTTCGGTAACGATCTCCGGAACGAAATCGTCCGGCCAGGTGATCGGAGCTAACGACCGCGTGCGGGTTGCAGTTGCCGGAATCAACGGTCGCGGGCAGATCCACATGGGATCGTTCGCCGCGATCAAAGATGTCGCGGTCACGCATCTCGTCGATCCCGACAGTCGGTTGTTTGCATCGCGTAGCGCGAGGTTGGAGCGACAGACGGGGCAAAAGCCTAAGTGTGTGCAAGACATCCGCCGGGTGCTGGATGATCCGACAGTCGACGCCGTCTCGATCGCCACCCCAAATCATTGGCACGCGCTGATGACGGTTTGGGCGTGTCAGGCGGGGAAAGATGTCTACGTCGAAAAGCCATGCAGCCACAACATTTACGAAGGCCGACGCATGGTGCAGGCGGCGGAAAAGTATAACCGGATCGTCCAACATGGCACGCAGTGGCGTTCGGATCCAAAGTGGAGGACATATACCGCCGATATTCGGGCGGGGAAATATGGGAAGCTGAAAACCGCAAACATTCAAATCTTCCGTCCGCGGAAGAGCATTGGCATCAAGACGCCCGTGACGCCACCGCGCGAGTTGGATTACGACCTGTGGGTTGGCCCCGGCCCGATGAATCCCTTTCGCGACAACTTGGTCCATTACCGCTGGCACTGGATGTGGGAATACGGCAATGGAGAGATCGGAAACTTGGGCTCCCACGAATTCGAAATGGCTCGCTGGGCGATGCCGGAAAATGCCAGCCCGCAGTCGGTGATCAGTCTGGGAGGCCGGTACGGATACAAAGACCAAGCCGAGACACCCAATACTCAGTTAACGCTGTATGACTTTGGCGAAACCAAACTCGTCTGCCAACAGCGTGGGCTTCACTTCGACAAGCCGCTGAAAATGAGCATCGATTTCCATACGGCGGATGGAGTGATCCGAGAGGGGCACTTTTATCCCCATGGAAAGACGCAAGGGGAAGCGATCGTGGGAGCGCCGCCGAGCGGGCTGCCGGAAAATCACGCGCGAGCGCACTTCCAAAACTTCATCGATTGCGTTCGCAGTCGAAACCAAGCGGAACTCGCTTCGGATGTTCTCGACGGGCATCGCACCGCTGTCTTGGCTCATCTCGGCAACATCTCGTACCGCCTTGGCGAGCCGACGTCGTTCAGCGGTTCGCCCGAAGGAATTGCCGCGCACAACATCGCCAGCGAATCGTTCGACGACATGAAACGTCATCTCGTCGACGCCGGGGGAGTCAATCTGTCGAAGGATTCTTATCAGCTTGGGCCGTTGCTTCGGTTCGATGCACAAGCCGAAGAGTTTGTCGCCGCAACGGAGGCGAATCAAATGGCTCGCGGCAGCTACCGTGAATCATTCCAGATGCCAGACATCGTTTAG
- a CDS encoding TolC family protein, which translates to MNRSDKRSKSQLKQRALLAAIVTGAVLVQPGCGIPQLRGAKPGQAMPETYTRPASTGSESVNWDVATAIPTEPPTVDAAEESKPSEGGLIRLAGFLRQATKIEPNKSDDKDKTENQDEHGKPSEDQSVVSQAADDPISLFAPAAMPSVDSFDLANTSENSGQFDWHQFFDDPFLAGLIDQALVGNQELRILAEEIQIACNETYARSGEYRPFVDVGAGVGLEKSGEHTRAGAVEDQLEVAPGRGFPDPLPDFLVGANVSWQLDIWKKLRNAQSAAAMRYLSTQEGRNYVVTGLVAEIAENYYELLALDNRLMTLDKTIEIQQNSLKTADAMKEAGRGTELAVQRFQAEVRKNQSEKLIIEQEIVEVENRINFLVGRYPQHVQRMSVEYIDLTLQSISAGVPAQLLQNRPDIRAAERELQAAGLDIKVAKARFYPSLNLNAGVGYQAFAAGYLFRTPESLIYSIGGDLVAPLINKRAIQAAYRTANAKQLQAVYNYQQTVLNAYTEVINQLTKVSNYGKSIEIKKQQLASLEASVDSATKLFQNARAEYVEVLLAQREMMEAKMLIIDIKQQQLSATIYAYQALGGSGGGPANFN; encoded by the coding sequence ATGAACCGATCTGATAAACGCTCCAAATCGCAACTCAAACAGCGTGCTCTGCTTGCTGCAATCGTTACGGGTGCGGTGCTGGTACAACCGGGCTGTGGTATCCCTCAGCTCCGCGGTGCAAAGCCGGGGCAAGCGATGCCGGAAACCTACACTCGCCCCGCTTCGACCGGCAGCGAAAGTGTCAACTGGGACGTCGCAACCGCGATCCCGACCGAGCCCCCAACGGTCGACGCGGCCGAAGAGTCGAAGCCCTCCGAAGGCGGCTTGATTCGGCTGGCTGGATTCCTTCGCCAAGCGACGAAAATCGAACCAAATAAATCGGACGACAAAGATAAGACCGAGAACCAAGACGAACATGGAAAGCCTTCGGAAGATCAATCGGTAGTATCCCAAGCCGCCGACGATCCGATCAGCCTGTTCGCTCCCGCTGCGATGCCATCGGTCGACAGTTTTGATCTGGCCAATACCAGCGAAAACTCCGGCCAATTCGACTGGCATCAGTTCTTCGACGATCCCTTCCTGGCGGGCCTGATCGATCAAGCACTCGTCGGAAACCAGGAACTTCGGATCCTCGCCGAAGAGATTCAGATCGCCTGCAACGAGACCTATGCCCGCAGCGGCGAGTACCGGCCGTTCGTCGATGTCGGTGCCGGAGTTGGATTGGAGAAATCGGGAGAGCACACGCGTGCCGGTGCAGTCGAAGATCAACTGGAAGTCGCCCCCGGCCGCGGCTTCCCCGATCCCCTGCCCGACTTCCTGGTCGGTGCCAACGTCTCTTGGCAGCTGGACATCTGGAAGAAGCTGCGGAACGCACAAAGCGCCGCGGCGATGCGGTACCTGAGCACTCAAGAGGGGCGTAATTATGTCGTGACCGGCTTGGTCGCTGAGATCGCCGAGAACTACTACGAACTGTTGGCGCTCGACAACCGCTTAATGACGCTCGACAAGACGATCGAGATCCAGCAGAACAGCCTCAAGACCGCCGATGCGATGAAGGAAGCTGGACGCGGGACCGAGCTAGCGGTCCAACGGTTCCAAGCCGAGGTGCGAAAGAACCAGAGCGAAAAGTTGATCATCGAGCAAGAGATCGTCGAGGTCGAAAACCGCATCAACTTCCTCGTCGGTCGCTACCCGCAGCACGTTCAACGGATGTCAGTCGAATACATCGACCTGACGCTTCAATCGATCAGCGCCGGCGTCCCGGCTCAACTGTTGCAGAATCGCCCCGACATTCGCGCAGCGGAACGCGAACTGCAAGCTGCCGGACTGGACATCAAAGTCGCCAAGGCCCGCTTCTATCCGTCGCTGAATCTCAACGCCGGCGTCGGCTACCAAGCCTTCGCTGCCGGGTATCTGTTCCGTACGCCCGAATCGTTGATCTACAGTATCGGCGGCGATCTAGTCGCGCCGTTGATCAACAAGCGTGCGATCCAGGCGGCGTACCGCACGGCGAACGCCAAACAACTGCAAGCGGTCTACAACTATCAACAAACCGTTCTGAACGCCTACACCGAGGTAATCAATCAACTGACCAAGGTCTCCAACTACGGTAAGAGTATCGAGATCAAGAAGCAGCAATTGGCGTCGTTGGAAGCTTCGGTCGACAGCGCCACCAAGTTGTTCCAAAACGCCCGAGCGGAATATGTCGAAGTCCTGTTGGCTCAACGCGAGATGATGGAAGCCAAGATGTTGATCATCGACATCAAGCAGCAACAGTTATCGGCGACGATCTACGCCTACCAAGCCCTCGGCGGCAGCGGCGGCGGACCAGCGAACTTCAACTGA